A window of Fibrobacter sp. contains these coding sequences:
- a CDS encoding GNAT family N-acetyltransferase — protein sequence MLKNGELRVCGESLVSRDQWLLFCKESPYSTFFHTPMWAELFADPAMTPVASILELSDGSSVLFPRVVKKGPVNLFNVILSMPACTFGGWISRTPLNENHHRVLLDYCGKYRDLLIRENPYDQVLNRVEIEGSEDDFTQSVDLSCGYDAVFAGSEYCHRKAVRNATKKGVTVEQAEEPAHWDEYFRIYLHSVERWKSGQIFSGVSYDSGLLRKIRNLDHAYRKLWLARVGGKAVAGIICFYWNDHAVAWHGAGLDDYFIYRPNNMLYNSAIRHACENGFRWFDCNPSSGISGVIKFKESLGASRLRCRVINRKSGLRSLISFLRRK from the coding sequence ATGCTGAAAAATGGGGAACTGAGGGTTTGTGGTGAATCGCTGGTATCAAGGGATCAGTGGCTCTTGTTTTGTAAAGAGTCACCTTATTCCACATTTTTCCATACCCCGATGTGGGCCGAGCTTTTTGCCGATCCCGCTATGACTCCTGTGGCATCGATCCTGGAACTGAGTGACGGCTCAAGTGTTCTTTTTCCACGGGTTGTCAAGAAAGGGCCGGTCAATCTTTTCAATGTTATACTTTCCATGCCTGCCTGCACATTCGGAGGATGGATTTCCAGGACGCCTTTGAATGAGAACCATCACAGGGTACTTCTTGATTACTGCGGGAAATACAGAGATTTGCTTATAAGAGAGAATCCTTATGATCAGGTTCTGAACAGGGTGGAGATCGAGGGATCTGAGGATGATTTCACGCAAAGTGTCGATCTTTCCTGTGGATACGATGCTGTATTTGCAGGTTCGGAGTATTGCCACCGCAAAGCAGTGCGCAATGCGACAAAGAAAGGTGTGACTGTGGAGCAGGCGGAAGAGCCTGCTCACTGGGACGAATACTTCCGGATTTATCTCCATTCTGTGGAGCGGTGGAAATCGGGGCAGATATTTTCCGGTGTAAGTTATGATTCCGGATTATTAAGGAAGATTCGAAATCTGGATCATGCTTACCGAAAGTTATGGCTGGCCAGGGTTGGAGGGAAGGCAGTTGCAGGGATAATCTGCTTTTACTGGAATGATCATGCTGTTGCCTGGCACGGAGCTGGTCTTGATGATTATTTTATTTACCGTCCCAACAATATGCTTTACAACAGTGCTATCCGGCATGCATGTGAAAACGGTTTCAGGTGGTTTGACTGTAATCCATCGAGCGGAATCTCCGGTGTTATTAAATTTAAGGAATCGCTGGGAGCATCGAGACTGAGATGCAGGGTTATAAACAGAAAATCGGGGTTGAGAAGCCTGATTTCATTTCTCAGACGCAAGTGA
- a CDS encoding glycosyltransferase → MKRIKTAHIVHSFLPVTQNWIYNQISFNSDVNHIVLCQFMQNRDHFPLRNIHAILAEKAIAGRLYLQALRLMPRLCERRFRKIINKENPDVLHGHFSTESWRVLRIADREGIPLVTTFYGLDINKLPRRSVWKRRYRKLFEKGCLFIVEGKHMAGRLEALGCDSRKIRVIKIGIDLDRIDKTVSANVAEANSPKKILFVGLEREKKGAVDAVTAFCMARNRHPDIELHLIGDGPFRKRVRDILISRNCIDGAVFHGNTSVETYLKLLAASHIVLSPSCTASDGDTEGGAPVVCIEAQAAGKPVVGTLHCDIPEVVIDGKSGLLCPEHDTDTLASNLICLLDNDKMRLKMGEEGRKNARENHDIRKQVKLINDAYLSAVSFPD, encoded by the coding sequence ATGAAACGAATCAAGACAGCGCATATTGTCCATTCATTTCTTCCTGTCACTCAGAACTGGATCTATAATCAGATTTCGTTTAATTCTGATGTAAACCATATCGTCTTATGCCAGTTTATGCAGAACAGGGATCACTTCCCGTTAAGAAATATCCATGCTATTCTGGCTGAGAAAGCAATAGCTGGCAGGCTATATCTTCAGGCATTGAGGCTGATGCCCAGACTCTGTGAGAGACGATTCAGAAAGATTATCAATAAGGAAAACCCCGATGTTCTTCATGGCCACTTCTCGACTGAATCATGGCGGGTGTTAAGAATTGCTGATAGAGAAGGTATACCGCTTGTGACCACATTCTATGGCCTTGATATAAATAAGCTTCCCCGGCGTTCTGTATGGAAAAGACGCTACAGGAAGCTGTTTGAGAAAGGCTGCCTCTTTATCGTCGAAGGAAAGCACATGGCTGGAAGACTGGAGGCACTTGGCTGTGATTCCAGGAAGATAAGGGTGATAAAGATAGGAATCGACCTTGACAGAATAGATAAAACCGTATCTGCAAATGTGGCTGAAGCAAATAGCCCCAAAAAGATTCTCTTTGTAGGGTTGGAGAGGGAAAAGAAAGGGGCTGTGGATGCTGTTACGGCTTTTTGTATGGCAAGGAACCGCCATCCTGATATCGAACTCCACCTGATTGGTGATGGTCCGTTCAGGAAACGTGTCAGAGATATTCTCATATCCCGGAACTGTATTGACGGAGCGGTGTTTCATGGAAACACCAGTGTTGAGACTTACCTGAAACTTCTTGCCGCGTCCCATATCGTTCTCTCACCCAGTTGTACAGCATCCGATGGAGACACAGAGGGAGGAGCACCTGTGGTATGTATTGAAGCACAGGCCGCAGGTAAACCAGTCGTAGGAACCCTTCATTGTGATATTCCCGAAGTGGTTATTGATGGAAAAAGCGGTTTACTCTGTCCTGAGCACGATACAGATACACTGGCTTCCAATCTGATCTGCCTTCTTGACAATGATAAAATGCGGCTGAAGATGGGTGAGGAGGGAAGGAAAAATGCCAGGGAGAATCATGATATCAGAAAACAGGTAAAACTGATTAATGATGCATATTTATCGGCTGTATCTTTTCCGGATTAA
- a CDS encoding glycosyltransferase family 2 protein produces MSEISVVIPTRNREEMLLRAVESVRNQQHVSAPEIIVIDDSGVENRHLEKRLSDMGVRYICSGGNKGGGFSRNLGIKHASGEFVAFLDDDDLWDENKLRMQLEVMRSGNAGLCYTGINAIDIHGRKKRYVFRKPGSEDHFRAIMRMNFIGPTSSVMVRKSIIEKSGGFDPELKALQDYDFYIGILRNHRAVGIDSPLTFYNDHQMPDKVSGSREFYLQAANHLREKYKSEPYFGLLKRYLLEVKIMKMFRSGQFLRETLKNML; encoded by the coding sequence ATGTCTGAAATCAGTGTTGTGATTCCTACCAGAAACAGAGAAGAAATGCTTCTGAGAGCTGTGGAGAGTGTTAGAAATCAGCAGCATGTCTCTGCTCCGGAAATAATTGTTATTGATGACAGCGGAGTAGAGAACAGGCATCTCGAGAAAAGATTATCGGATATGGGAGTTCGTTATATTTGCAGTGGGGGGAACAAGGGAGGCGGTTTCAGCCGCAATCTTGGAATAAAGCACGCATCGGGGGAGTTTGTCGCCTTTCTTGATGACGATGATTTATGGGACGAGAATAAACTGAGAATGCAGCTTGAAGTGATGAGAAGCGGGAATGCCGGACTCTGTTATACCGGCATAAATGCGATTGATATCCATGGAAGGAAAAAAAGATACGTTTTCCGAAAGCCCGGATCGGAGGATCATTTCAGGGCTATCATGAGGATGAATTTTATCGGCCCTACATCATCCGTGATGGTCCGGAAGTCGATCATAGAGAAGTCTGGAGGGTTCGATCCGGAACTGAAAGCACTGCAGGATTATGACTTTTACATCGGGATTCTCAGAAATCACCGGGCTGTTGGAATTGACTCACCTTTGACTTTCTACAATGATCATCAGATGCCTGACAAAGTTTCAGGAAGTCGTGAGTTTTACCTTCAGGCAGCAAATCACCTGAGAGAAAAGTACAAATCGGAACCTTACTTTGGTCTGCTGAAGAGATATCTGCTGGAAGTAAAGATAATGAAGATGTTCAGGTCTGGACAGTTTCTCAGAGAGACACTGAAGAACATGTTATGA